Part of the bacterium genome, GGTTCATTAAGGACCACCGCCGTCTCTCCATTGGCCGGAGAAGTAGAAGCAATCCGAGGTGGCTGTAGACTTCGGGTGGTAAAGGACCACGGGTTGGGAACAAGGGGGGTGTCCAGCGGATTGCCCTCGGTATCCTGCCCGCCGGTGATCTCAAATCCGTAGGCAGTTGATGCCTCGAAGGGATTACGGTGGTGGAAGGTGGCCGCTGTATTGGCCTCGTTCCAGGTGACGGTCCAGCCGTAGGGTAAGGTATCGGCCCAGGTTACCGTAGCCGTATCCATTGGCTTAGAGAAGACCACAACGACAGGTTGATTAAGGGGCACTTCAGTCTCTCCATCGGCCGGCGAAGTGAAAACAATCCGAGGTGGCGGGGGTAGACTCAAGGTGGTAAAGGACCACGGATTGGGAACAAGGGGGGTGTCCAGCGGATTGCCCTCGGTATCCTGTCCGCCGGTGATCTCAAATCCGTAGGCAGTTGATGCCTCGAAGGGATTACGGTGGTAGAAGGTGGCCGCTGTATTAGTCTCGTTCCAGCTTGCGGTCCAACCGCCTGGTAAGGTATCGGCCCAGGTTACCGTAGCCGTATCCATTGGCTTAGAGAAGACCACAACGACAGGTTGATTAAGGGGCACTTCAGTCTCTCCATCGGCCGGTGAAGTGGAAACAATCCGAGGTGGCTGGGGTAGACTCAAGGTGGTAAAGGACCACGGGTTGGGAACAAGAGAAGGGCTCAGCGGATTCCCCTTTATATCCTGGCCGGCGGTGATCTCAAATCCGTAAATGGTTGATTCCAGGAAGAGATTGCTGTGGTAGAAGACAGCTTGGGTATTAGCCTCGTTCCAACTGGCGGTCCAACCGCCTGGTAAGGTGTCAGCATAGGTTACACTGGCTGGATTCATCTGTTCTGAAAAAGTAACCACGATGGGTTGATTTAATTCAACTCCAAGCTGGCCGTCTTTGGGACTAACCTCGGTGATCTGTGGAGGAATCCCCAGGGTAGTAAATCCCCATAAGTAAGGGATATTAAATAACTCAAGGCCGAAGGCATCCTGTCCGCCGGTGATCTCAAAGCCGTAAGTAGTCAATTCCTCGAAGAGATTACTGTGGTAGATGGTGGCCTCGGTTTCGGCTTCATTCCATGCTACTGTCCAATGGCCAGGCAAGGTGTCAGTATAAATTAGACTGGTGGTGTTCATAGGTTGGGAGAAAGTGACGATAATCGGTTGATCCAGAGCAACTCCTACGGCGTTACGCTTCGGTCTGACCGCCGTGATAAAGGGGTTAATCCCCGTGGTGGTAAAGCTCCAGGCATAAGGCAGATTAAGCAGTTCGCTACCGGTCAGATCCTTTCCTCCGGTAATCTCGAATTCATAGACAGTCATTTCCTCAAAGGGATTAGAGTGAGAGAAAGTGGTCTGAGTTTCGGCCTCGTTCCAGCTTACGGTCCAACCTCCGGGTGAGATGTCAGTATACGTGACCGAGGCTGTATTCATGGGTTCAGAGAAGGCAACGATCACCGGCTGATCCAGGGAGACCCCAACAGTCTCTTGTTCGGGATTGACTTCGACGATAGTTGGGGGAAGGTCAATCGTGGTAAAATTCCAGGCATAAGGCATATTGGGCAAAGAGCTTCCGAATAAGTCCCTTCCACCGGTAATCTCAAAGCCGTAGGTGGTCGATTGATGGAAGGGATTGGCGTGATGGAAGGTGGCCGCTGTATTAGCCTCGTTCCAACTAGCGGTCCAACCGCCTGGTAAGGTGTCAAGGTAAGTGACCGAGGCGGTATTCATAGGTTCAGAGAAGGTAACGATCACCGGCTGATCCAGGGACACCCCGACCGCGTCTTGTTTTGGGCTCACTTCAATGATAGTTGGGGGAATATCAATCGTGGTAAAATTCCAGGCGTAAGGCAGATGGCGCAGTGAGTTGCCGGCCTGGTCTGTTCCTCCGGTGATCTCGAATCCGTAGGTGGTCGATTGATTGAAGGGATTGGAGTGATGGCAGGTGGCCGCTGTATTAGCCTCGTTCCAACTGGCGGTCCAACCGCCTGGTAAGGTGTCAAGGTAAGTGACCGAGGCGGTATTCATAGGTTCAGAGAAGGTAATGATCACCGGCTGATCCAGGGACACCCCGACAGCGTCTTGTTCCGGCCTGACTTCAATGATAGTGGGGGGAATATCAATGGTGGTAAAATTCCAGGCGTAAGGCAGATGGCGCAGTGAGTTGCCGGCCTGGTCTGTTCCTCCGGTGATCTCGAATCCGTAGGTGGTCGATTGATTGAAGGGATTGGCGTGATGGAAGGTGGCCGCTGTATTAGCCTCGTTCCAACTGGCGGTCCAACCGCCTGGTGAGGTGTCAAGGTAAGTGACCGAGGCGGTATTCATAGGTTCAGAGAAGGTAACGATTACCGGCTGATCCAGGGGCACTCCGACGGCGTCTTGTTCCGGGCTGACTTCGATGATAGTGGGGGGAATATCAATCGTGGTAAAATTCCAGGCGTAAGGCAGATTGGGCAAAGAGCTTGCGAATAGGTCCCTTCCACCAGTAATCTCAAAGCCGTAGGTAGTGGATTCCTGGAAAAGGGTATGATAAATGGTGACCTGAGTGTCAGTCTGGTTCCAGCTTGTCCACCAGCCGCCCGGCCATGTGTCGGTAAAGGTAAAGCTGCTGGTATCCATCGGCTTACTGAATGTAACGATGACAGGCTGCTCCAGCTCAACCTCAGTGGCGCCTGGTTTCGGAGTGACTTCAGTGATAACCGGAGGCTCCACTTCCGCTTCCGTGGTGAATCTCCAGGTGTAGGGCAGATTGGGCAACGAATTCCCGGCCAGGTCTGTGCCTCCGGTGATCTTAAAGCCGTAGGTAGTGGACTTCTCAAAGGGGGTGTGGTTTAAGGTAACCTGGGTGTTGGCTTCATTCCATGCCACGGTCCAACCTCCGGGTAAGGTATCGGTGTAAGAGAAAGAGGCGGTGTGCATCTCTTCCGAGAAGGTGATAATGATCGGCTGAGTAGTGCGGACGTCCGTCGCATTCGGTGGTGGGGTGATCCGAGTAATAACTGGGGTGTCACCATGGGTGGTGAAATTAATAGAATAAGGTAAGGGGTTCAGGTCTCGGTTATTCTGGCCTTTGGCCTGGTTGATAGTAAAGGTGTAACGTGTTGATTCCTCAAATTCAGAGTGGGAGAAGGCCGCTTGGGTATTATCGGGTTCATTCCAGGCCACTGACCAGCCGCCCGGATCAGGGGTGGAGGTAATCTGGAGGCTATCTTTATTCATCGGCTTACTGAAGGTGACGACCATGGGCTGATTTAGGGGCACATTATCTTCGCCTGGTTGAGGGTCGGTGGAGACAACAGTAGGGGCAGGCGATGCTAAAGTGGTGAATGACCAAAAATAGGGCAGATGGGGCAGGGGGTTTCCGGACAGATCAGTTCCTCCGGTAAGTTCAAATCCGTAGGTAGTCGAAAACTCAAAGGGATTGTTATGATAAATCGTGACCTGGGTGCCTTCTTGATTCCAACTGGTCCACCAGTTGCCAGGGAGGGTATCAGTGTAAGTCAAGCTCTCCGTCTTCATTTTCTTAGAGAAGGTGATAATGACCGGCTGAGTAGTGAGGACGTCTGTGGCATTCGGTCGTGGGATAAGGCTGGTAACAAAAGGAATGTCCGCCGTGGCAAAATTAATGGAGTAAGGTAGGGGATCAAGGTCAAAGCCATTCTGGCCCTTGGCCTGCCTGATAGTGAAGGTATAGGCCGTTGAGTTATTAAAATCGGCATGGTAGAAAGTCGCCTGGTCGTCGGACTGGTTCCACTTTACTGACCAACCACCGGGATCAGGCGTGCAGACCGTCTGGAGGCTGGCTTTATTCATCGGCTTACTGAAGGTGACGACCATGGGCTGATTTAGGGGCACATTATCTTCGCCTGGTTGAGGGTCGGTGGAGACCACAGTAGGGGCAGGCGCTTCTAAGGTGGTGAATGACCAAAAATAGGGCAGATTGGGCAGGGGGTTTCCGGAGAGATCGGTTCCTCCGGTAAGTTCAAAACCGTAGGTAGTCGAAAACTCAAAGGGATTGTTATGATAAATCGTGACCACCGTGCCTTCTTGATTCCAACTGGTCCACCAGTTGCCAGGGAGGGTGTCCGTGTAAGTCAAGCTTTCCGTCTTCATTTTCTTGGAGAAGGTGATAATGACCGGTTGAGTAGTGAAGACGTCTGTGGCATTCGGTCGTGGGGTGATCGCCGTGACAAAGGGAATGTCCTCGGTGGCAAAGTTAAGGGAGTAAGGTAGGGGATCAAGATCAAGGCCATTCTGTCCCTTGGCCTGTCTGATGGTGAAGGTATAGGCCGTTGACTTATTAAAATCGGCATGGTAGTAAATCGCCTGGCTGTCGGACTGGTTCCACTCTACTGACCAACCGCCGGGATCAGGGGTGCAGACAGTCTGGAGGCTGGCTTTATTCATCGGCTGGCTGAAGGCGATGATAATGGGGTCATTGAAGCCTACCGTCCCTGCCCCGTTCTGGGGTGAAGTTGAAATCACCAGTGGTGGTTCACTCAGGGTCGTAAAGGTTACTGGATAGGGTATATTGGCCAGGGAATTGGCGCCTGGATCCATTCCTCCCGTGACCTCAAAATAGTAGGAAGTGGCTTTCTGGAAGGGGGCATGAGAAAGAGTCGCTTGGGTATTGAGGCCATCGTTCCAGTTCACGGTCCAGTGGCCAGGATCAGGCGAGATGGCAAAGGTAAGCGTTGCCGGGGCCATAGGTTCAGAGAAGGTAATAACCATAACCTGGTCCAAGGGGACCTCAATAGAGCCGGTGGAAGGGCTAACCGCCACTACGGTTGGGGCGGTATCCTCGGTCATAAAGGCCCAGGGGTTAGACATTTCTCCGGGGACCAGCTCCAGGCCGGCCAGGTCCTGGGCCTGGGTGATATGAGCCATGTAAGCGCTGCCCTGGGTGAAGTTATTATGGGAATATGTGACAGCGGTTCTGTTTTCATTCCATTGGGCTTGCCAACCGCCCGGATCAGGGCTGACTTCCAGGATTACCGAGGTTGTATCCATTGGCTCGGAAAAGACCACAATGACCGCTTGATCCAGGGGGGTCTGGTTGAATCCCGGTGAGGGGGTGGCCGCCATAATCGTGGGGTTGGCGCCGGTTATCTTAAAGGACCATGGATTAGGGGCCGGGCCAGCGGCCAGATCATTTCCGGCCATGTCACGACCGGCTGCCTCTAATACGTAAGTCCGGGCTTCACTAAATCCAGAATGGGCATAAGTAACCTCGGTGTTTCCCTGATTCCAGCTTACGGTATAATCTTTGATATCCGGATTTGAGGTTAAGATAACCGATGAGGTATCCATCGGTTCGGAGAAGGTGATGACGATGTCTTGACTCTGGGGCACTGTTTCAGACCCGGCCACTGGAAGCGTGGACAGAATAGTCGGGGCTTCACTCCAGGTGGTAAAGGCAATCCGGTCAGGTAAGGGGTCTAAGTCAAGGCCGGCCAGGTCTTTTGCTTCGGTAATGGTAAAGATGTAAGCCGTTGATTCAGTAAAATCCGTGTGCCTAAGAGTAACCTGGCTGTCGGAGTCGTTCCAGCTCACTGTCCAGCCGCCGGGATCAGGGGTCGAGGTAAAGTTGAGGCTGCTGGTATTCATCGCCTCGGAAAAGGTGATGATGATGTCCTGATCACGACTTATGTTGATTGCCCCGGTTTCCGGGAGAGTAGAAACCACCGTGGGAGACTCACCGAAGGTAGTGAAATTAATGGAGTAGGGCAGGGGGTCTAAGGAAAGCCCGGAGGGATCGTTAGCTACGGTAATGGTGAAGGTATAAGCCGTTGATTCAGTAAAATCCGTGTGGCTAAGCGTAACCTGGCTGTCGGCGTCGTTCCAGTTCACGGTCCAGCCGCCGGGATCAGGGGCCGAGGTGAAGTTGAGGCTGTTGGTATTTATCGCCTCGGAAAAGGTGATGATGATGTCCTGATCAAGGCTTATGTTGGTTGCCCCGGTTTCCGGGATAGTAGAAACCACCGTGGGAGACTCACCGAAGGTAGTGAAATTAATGAAGTAGGGCAGGGGGTCTAAGGAAAGCCCAGATGGATCGTTAGCGGTGGTAATGGTGAAGGTATAAGCCGTTGATTCAGTAAAATCCGTGTGGTTAAGCGTAACCTGGCTGTCGGCGTCGTTCCAGCTCACTGTCCAGCCGCCGGGATTAGGGGCCGAGGTGAAGTTGAGGCTACTGGTATTCATAGTCTCGGAAAAGGTGATGATGATGTCCTGATCAAGGCTTATGTTGGTTGCCCCGGTTTCCGGGATAGTAGAAACCACCGTGGGAGACTCACCGAAGGTAGTGAAATTAGTGGAGTAAGGCAGGGGGTCTAAGGAAAGCCCGGAGGGATCGTTAGCTACGGTAATGGTGAAGGTATAAGCCGTTGATTCAGTAAAATCCGTGTGGCTAAGAGTAACCTGGCTGTCGGAGTCGTTCCAGCTCACGGTCCAGCCGCCGGGATTAGGGGCCGAGGTGAAGTTGAGGCTACTGGTATTCATAGCCTCGGAAAAGGTGATGATGACGGTTTGGTCAAGGGTGACGCCGGTGGTGCCATTTTCCGGAACAATAGAGGCGGTTGGATGCTCGCCTACAGTAGTAAAGTGGAGGGCATAGGGCAGGCCAACCAAATCAAGTCCAGAGGATTGATCTTTGGCTCCGGTGATAGTAAAGGTGTAAGGAGTTATCTCGGTAAAATTGTTGTGGGACAAAGTGACCTCAGTATCAGAGGCGTTCCAGTTTATTACCCAACCGCCGGGATCAGGGCTGCAAGTGGTAGTAAGGCTGGCTCTATTCATCGGCTCAGAGAAGACGATAATAATATCCTGATTCCAGTCGACGGTGTCTGCCCCTTCCTTCGGGATAGTAGAAATAACCGCCGGCGGCCCGCCGGCAATAGTAAAGATGAGGGGATAGGGGAGGGGGGTTAAATTGACCTTGGCCTTATCCCTGGCGGCCGTAATGGTAAAGGTATAGGCTTGACCTTCTGTAAAATCTTGATGGCTGAGGGTGGCCTGGCTGTCAGAGCCGTTCCAGGCTACTGACCACCCGCCCGGGTTAGGGCTGCAATTGAAATTAAAGGAACCCGTATCCATCGGCTCAGAGAAGACAATAATAATCTCCTGGGTCCTGGCGGCCGTTGTGGCTCCATCTTCCGGGAGGGTGGAAACTACGGTAGGGGCCTGGCTAATAGTGGTGAAGGTGATAGGGTAGGGTAGCAGGGTTAGATTACATCCCTTCAGGTCACTGGCCTTCGTTATAAAAAAGTTGTAGGTGGTATTTTCGGTAAAGTTATTGTGAGATAAGATAACTCGAGTAGTTCCCGCCTGCCAGAGGGCGCTCCAGCTGCCGGGATCAGGATTGGAGGTAAATTGGAAACTGTTGGTATCCATAGCTTCAGAGAAGGTGATAGTCAAAGATTGATCAAGGGTTACGCCGGTAGCGCCGCTGAGCGGATCAGTGGCTATTACCGTGGGTGATAGGCAAGTAGTGGTGAAGGTAATAGAAAAGGGTAAAGGAGCTAAGTTATTGCCGACTAAATCCCTGGCCGACGTGATGGTAAAGGTGTAGGGAGTTGACTCAGTAAAGTCATTGTGCCGGCAGGTGACTTGAGTCTGGGCGCCGTTCCAGCTCCTCGACCAGCCGCCGGGATCAGGGTTGGAGGTAAATTGGAAGCTGCTGGTATCCATAGCTTCAGAGAAGGTGATAATAATGTCCTGATTAAAGGCGACACCTCCTTCACCATCCTGGGGAACCGTTAAAGTTACGGTTGGGGCGTCGCTCACCGTAGAAAATGGGAAGGCATAAGGTAGCGGATCCAGGTTTTTGCCGTCCGAACTTTTTGCCTGGGTGATGGTAAAGATATAGGCAGTTGACTCATTAAAGTCATTGTGCCGGCAGGTAACTTGAGTCTGGGCGCCGTTCCAGCTCCTCGACCAGCCGCCGGGATCAGGATTGGAATTGAAGTTAAAGCTGGTTACATCCATTTCCTTAGAGAAGGTAATGATAATATCCTGACCACGGGCTACGCCGGTTGCCCCGCTCGCCGGCGTAGTAGAGACCACCGTAGGCGCGGGGATAAAGAGGGTGGTGAAGGTGACCGGATAGGGCAGGGGGTCTAAGTTATTGCCGACTAAGTCCCTGGCAGAAGTGATGGTAAAGGTGTAGGGAGTTGACTCAGTAAAGTCATTGTGTCGGCAGGTGACTTGAGTCTGGGCGCCGTTCCAGCTCTTCGACCAGCCGCCCGGGTCAGGATTGGAGTCAAAGTCGAAGTTGTTTACATCCATCTTTTCCGAGAAGGTGATAATAATATCCTGATTAAGGTTCACCCCGGCGGCGCCGTTGGTCGGAATAGTGGAAACAACGGTCGGAGCAATACCGGCCGTGGTGAAGGGAAAGGCATAAGGTAAAGGAGCCAGATCAAGGCCGGTTTTATCTTGGCCAGCGGTAAGGCTAAAGGTATAGGTGGTGGATTCGTTAAAGTTATTGTGTGCGTTAAAGTTAAGCACAGTATCGCCCCCGGTCCAGATGAAACTCCAACCCTCTGGATTAGGATTACAAGTAGCTATAACCGTCCCTGTGTTCATAGGCTTGGAGAAAGTAATGATTACAGGGGCATCAAGAGCTACATTTGGCTCGCCGCTGTCCGGGTCAGTGGAGAGGACAGTTGGGGCGGCTTGTCCGGTGGTAAAGGCAATGGGGTAAGGTAAGGGCATCAGGGGATTATTCTCATTATCTTTAATCTCTAATATCCGGAAGGTATAGGTGGTATTTTCCTTAAAGGGAACGTCGGGGGGGTGGCTAAGTGTTACCTCCGTATAATTCGGATTCCAGCTAACTTGCGAAAATGGATTAGTCGGGGTGCAGTCATACCAGGCGCCTACAGGAGGCCACATTGGCTCAGAGAATACTATGATCACAGGCTGATATATATCCACTCCCGTAGCGCCGGTGTCAGGAATAGTGCTGATGACAAAAGGGTTGGAGGTAGTAGTAAATGACCAGGGATTAAGCGTAGGGTCATCAACCAGAGATTGACCGGATAGGTCCTGGCCGGTGAGGCTGAAGGTATAGGCCGTGCCTTCCGTAAAGAAATTATGGTCATAAGTAACCTGGGTATTGATTCCGTTCCATTCTTCTGTCCACCCCCCCGGATCCGGGCCGGACTCAAGATTGAGGGCAACAGTAGGGGTGTTCATAGGTTCAGAGAAGGTAACTACTATCGGCTGGTTTAAAGGGACATTGGTAGCCTCAGGTGTCGGGCTGACGCTAATAAGGGAGGGCGGGAGATTAATGGTGGTGAAATCAAATTCATAGGCCGTGGTCATCCAAACTCCGGCCTGATCCTGTCCGCCTACCTCTACGTGGTAATCGGTCTCTTCAGTAAACCCCGCATGGGTGTATGTAGCCTCAGTTTTATTGGCGTTCCAGTTTGCCGTTAGAGACACCGAAGGGGTAATGGTTATATTTACGGTGGGGGTATTCATCGGTTCGCTGAAGGTGATGATAATGGATTGATTAAGGCCCACCGTATCATCCCTATCTTGAGGATTAGTGGCCATCACCTCAGGCGGGTCATCCAAGGTCTGGAAATCCCAGGGATTACCTACCGGCCCGGCACACAGATCATCGCCATCCAGGGCAGATTGCCCGGCCGTAATCAGGAAGGTATACCATTTATATTCAGCAAAGGCAGTAGAGTGAGAGAAGGTAGCCTGCGAGTCGGCGGCATTCCACGCTACGGTCCAGTTGCCCGGGTCAGGACTGACCTGAAACGAAACCGTGCTTTTATTCATTGGCTCAGAAAAGATAACCACCACCGGCTCATCCCAGGCAACATCAGTCTTTCCGTCAGAGGGACTGGTCCAGGTGATTTGAGGGCAGACATAGACGGTAGTAAATGACCAGGGATTAGGCACGCCTCCGGCGGCCAGAGTATTGCCAAAATCATCCTGACCGGTTATTTCACAGGTATAGGTTGTCTCTTCATCAAAGAGAGTGGCGTGGGTATAAGTAACCTCTGTTCCGGCCGGATTCCAGGAAGGGGTGAGAACGCCTACACTGGGGGTTAAGATACAGTTAACACTGGCGGTATCCATAGGCTTAGAGAATCGTATCCAAATATTGGCATCAAGTTTCACATTTCCGTTAGTAGGAAAGATGGCGGTTATTTCCGGTGGGGTCAAAAGGGGTTCAAGATGGTTGTACCAGATCTCGGCCATAACCTCGTAGCCAACCGGATTGGGATGGATACTATCAGCGCATAAATAATCATTAATACGCGGTTTAAAGGCACTATAGTGGTCTACGTATTCGATTAAAGCCCCTGTATCGTTTTCCCAATCTGAAACTAAATTCCAGATGCCGTCATTAAGAGCTTCTACCTGGGCATTATTACAATTGAAACCGGGGAGGCACGTGCTGCCAAAAGGTATTATGCCGGCTACCAATATATAGGTAGAGGGATCGTAATTGTAAATTTTGGTGATTATACCCTCAATATCCTGAAGGGTTGAAGTAACGACATCGCCTGTGGGGAGGCTATCATTCTGCAAGATGTCATTTGTTCCTATGTGAAGGAGGATAATGTCTGGCTGATATGTATTAAGGTAGGCAAGACTAAGAAGACCTTTTATTTCATCAGCCCTATAGCCAGAATAACCGGAATGTTTCTTGTCTACGAAGTCTGGGGGGCCGGCCGTATTAGCGCCCACAAAATTAATGGTGGCCTGAGCTGGATCAATAAGTTCATCCAGGTGCCGCCGATATCCCACGAAGGTGTCAGGCTCACAACGGGGGGTGCTGCAACCACAACCATAAGTGATGGAATTACCCAGGGGCATTATCTTAGGTGTTTGAGCCCAGCCTGTGACAGGCCCAAGGAAAAGGGCCAAGAGGCTGAGCAGTATCCCCAAACCGATCCGAGCCGCGACCGTTAGGGAGCGACCACCGGCGCCTTCTATCCATCGGCAGTTGCCTCCTCTATCGGCTTTCATCGCGCTGAGGTTTGGGGATAGGTTCTTAGCTATCTCACGATCTATTTGGAGCATAGTTTAGTTTCACCACCGAGACACAGAGACTCACAGAAATCTAACTGCAAATATCGTGCCAATTCTATCGAGGGGTTAAGATAACTATAAATACTAGAAAAGTGATGTCACATGGCTCTCTTAGGTGCAACGAAAGTTTACAATATGCCTTTACATTTTCACTAATATACAGTATCTTTCTTCCTTTTGTCAAGTTATTTTGTCAAGCGTTCTGAAAAATATCGACAGGTAGGCTGAAGGCTGAAGGCTTTTAGGGACAGTCTTCAGCCTTCAGCCTTCAGCCTATCTGCCTGAGTAGTTACAAAAATGATTGACAAACTTACAAAAGTTAGTTACAATGGAAGAAAATTGGAGAGTGGGAAGCTGAGAGTTGAGAGTT contains:
- a CDS encoding Ig-like domain-containing protein — its product is MKADRGGNCRWIEGAGGRSLTVAARIGLGILLSLLALFLGPVTGWAQTPKIMPLGNSITYGCGCSTPRCEPDTFVGYRRHLDELIDPAQATINFVGANTAGPPDFVDKKHSGYSGYRADEIKGLLSLAYLNTYQPDIILLHIGTNDILQNDSLPTGDVVTSTLQDIEGIITKIYNYDPSTYILVAGIIPFGSTCLPGFNCNNAQVEALNDGIWNLVSDWENDTGALIEYVDHYSAFKPRINDYLCADSIHPNPVGYEVMAEIWYNHLEPLLTPPEITAIFPTNGNVKLDANIWIRFSKPMDTASVNCILTPSVGVLTPSWNPAGTEVTYTHATLFDEETTYTCEITGQDDFGNTLAAGGVPNPWSFTTVYVCPQITWTSPSDGKTDVAWDEPVVVIFSEPMNKSTVSFQVSPDPGNWTVAWNAADSQATFSHSTAFAEYKWYTFLITAGQSALDGDDLCAGPVGNPWDFQTLDDPPEVMATNPQDRDDTVGLNQSIIITFSEPMNTPTVNITITPSVSLTANWNANKTEATYTHAGFTEETDYHVEVGGQDQAGVWMTTAYEFDFTTINLPPSLISVSPTPEATNVPLNQPIVVTFSEPMNTPTVALNLESGPDPGGWTEEWNGINTQVTYDHNFFTEGTAYTFSLTGQDLSGQSLVDDPTLNPWSFTTTSNPFVISTIPDTGATGVDIYQPVIIVFSEPMWPPVGAWYDCTPTNPFSQVSWNPNYTEVTLSHPPDVPFKENTTYTFRILEIKDNENNPLMPLPYPIAFTTGQAAPTVLSTDPDSGEPNVALDAPVIITFSKPMNTGTVIATCNPNPEGWSFIWTGGDTVLNFNAHNNFNESTTYTFSLTAGQDKTGLDLAPLPYAFPFTTAGIAPTVVSTIPTNGAAGVNLNQDIIITFSEKMDVNNFDFDSNPDPGGWSKSWNGAQTQVTCRHNDFTESTPYTFTITSARDLVGNNLDPLPYPVTFTTLFIPAPTVVSTTPASGATGVARGQDIIITFSKEMDVTSFNFNSNPDPGGWSRSWNGAQTQVTCRHNDFNESTAYIFTITQAKSSDGKNLDPLPYAFPFSTVSDAPTVTLTVPQDGEGGVAFNQDIIITFSEAMDTSSFQFTSNPDPGGWSRSWNGAQTQVTCRHNDFTESTPYTFTITSARDLVGNNLAPLPFSITFTTTCLSPTVIATDPLSGATGVTLDQSLTITFSEAMDTNSFQFTSNPDPGSWSALWQAGTTRVILSHNNFTENTTYNFFITKASDLKGCNLTLLPYPITFTTISQAPTVVSTLPEDGATTAARTQEIIIVFSEPMDTGSFNFNCSPNPGGWSVAWNGSDSQATLSHQDFTEGQAYTFTITAARDKAKVNLTPLPYPLIFTIAGGPPAVISTIPKEGADTVDWNQDIIIVFSEPMNRASLTTTCSPDPGGWVINWNASDTEVTLSHNNFTEITPYTFTITGAKDQSSGLDLVGLPYALHFTTVGEHPTASIVPENGTTGVTLDQTVIITFSEAMNTSSLNFTSAPNPGGWTVSWNDSDSQVTLSHTDFTESTAYTFTITVANDPSGLSLDPLPYSTNFTTFGESPTVVSTIPETGATNISLDQDIIITFSETMNTSSLNFTSAPNPGGWTVSWNDADSQVTLNHTDFTESTAYTFTITTANDPSGLSLDPLPYFINFTTFGESPTVVSTIPETGATNISLDQDIIITFSEAINTNSLNFTSAPDPGGWTVNWNDADSQVTLSHTDFTESTAYTFTITVANDPSGLSLDPLPYSINFTTFGESPTVVSTLPETGAINISRDQDIIITFSEAMNTSSLNFTSTPDPGGWTVSWNDSDSQVTLRHTDFTESTAYIFTITEAKDLAGLDLDPLPDRIAFTTWSEAPTILSTLPVAGSETVPQSQDIVITFSEPMDTSSVILTSNPDIKDYTVSWNQGNTEVTYAHSGFSEARTYVLEAAGRDMAGNDLAAGPAPNPWSFKITGANPTIMAATPSPGFNQTPLDQAVIVVFSEPMDTTSVILEVSPDPGGWQAQWNENRTAVTYSHNNFTQGSAYMAHITQAQDLAGLELVPGEMSNPWAFMTEDTAPTVVAVSPSTGSIEVPLDQVMVITFSEPMAPATLTFAISPDPGHWTVNWNDGLNTQATLSHAPFQKATSYYFEVTGGMDPGANSLANIPYPVTFTTLSEPPLVISTSPQNGAGTVGFNDPIIIAFSQPMNKASLQTVCTPDPGGWSVEWNQSDSQAIYYHADFNKSTAYTFTIRQAKGQNGLDLDPLPYSLNFATEDIPFVTAITPRPNATDVFTTQPVIITFSKKMKTESLTYTDTLPGNWWTSWNQEGTVVTIYHNNPFEFSTTYGFELTGGTDLSGNPLPNLPYFWSFTTLEAPAPTVVSTDPQPGEDNVPLNQPMVVTFSKPMNKASLQTVCTPDPGGWSVKWNQSDDQATFYHADFNNSTAYTFTIRQAKGQNGFDLDPLPYSINFATADIPFVTSLIPRPNATDVLTTQPVIITFSKKMKTESLTYTDTLPGNWWTSWNQEGTQVTIYHNNPFEFSTTYGFELTGGTDLSGNPLPHLPYFWSFTTLASPAPTVVSTDPQPGEDNVPLNQPMVVTFSKPMNKDSLQITSTPDPGGWSVAWNEPDNTQAAFSHSEFEESTRYTFTINQAKGQNNRDLNPLPYSINFTTHGDTPVITRITPPPNATDVRTTQPIIITFSEEMHTASFSYTDTLPGGWTVAWNEANTQVTLNHTPFEKSTTYGFKITGGTDLAGNSLPNLPYTWRFTTEAEVEPPVITEVTPKPGATEVELEQPVIVTFSKPMDTSSFTFTDTWPGGWWTSWNQTDTQVTIYHTLFQESTTYGFEITGGRDLFASSLPNLPYAWNFTTIDIPPTIIEVSPEQDAVGVPLDQPVIVTFSEPMNTASVTYLDTSPGGWTASWNEANTAATFHHANPFNQSTTYGFEITGGTDQAGNSLRHLPYAWNFTTIDIPPTIIEVRPEQDAVGVSLDQPVIITFSEPMNTASVTYLDTLPGGWTASWNEANTAATCHHSNPFNQSTTYGFEITGGTDQAGNSLRHLPYAWNFTTIDIPPTIIEVSPKQDAVGVSLDQPVIVTFSEPMNTASVTYLDTLPGGWTASWNEANTAATFHHANPFHQSTTYGFEITGGRDLFGSSLPNMPYAWNFTTIDLPPTIVEVNPEQETVGVSLDQPVIVAFSEPMNTASVTYTDISPGGWTVSWNEAETQTTFSHSNPFEEMTVYEFEITGGKDLTGSELLNLPYAWSFTTTGINPFITAVRPKRNAVGVALDQPIIVTFSQPMNTTSLIYTDTLPGHWTVAWNEAETEATIYHSNLFEELTTYGFEITGGQDAFGLELFNIPYLWGFTTLGIPPQITEVSPKDGQLGVELNQPIVVTFSEQMNPASVTYADTLPGGWTASWNEANTQAVFYHSNLFLESTIYGFEITAGQDIKGNPLSPSLVPNPWSFTTLSLPQPPRIVSTSPADGETEVPLNQPVVVVFSKPMDTATVTWADTLPGGWTASWNETNTAATFYHRNPFEASTAYGFEITGGQDTEGNPLDTPLVPNPWSFTTLSLPPPPRIVFTSPADGETEVPLNQPVVVVFSKPMDTATVTWADTLPYGWTVTWNEANTAATFHHRNPFEASTAYGFEITGGQDTEGNPLDTPLVPNPWSFTTRSLQPPRIASTSPANGETAVVLNEPVVIVFSKPMNPASVTYADTLPGGWTVSWNEANTQAVFYHSNLFLESTTYGFEITAGQDIKGNPLSTSLVPNPWFFTTLSLPQPPRIVSTSPANGETAVALNEPVVVVFSKPMNPASVTYADTLPGGWTASWNETNTAATFHHRNPFEASTVYGFEITGGQDTEGNPLDTPLVPNPWFFTTLSLSQPPRIVSTSPANGETAVVLNEPVVVIFSKPMDTAAVTWADTWPYGWTVTWNEADTEATFHHRNPFEASTVYRFEITGGQDTEGNLLGDPLVPNPWSFTTIETITSEAYPYPNPCQGNKVWITNLPIDSNLKVYIFDVSGELVRTLDEEGTEIIGQEAVWNIKNEDGAEMSYGIYIYLVESEKGSQRGKIAVIR